The sequence AACCGACAACCCAAAATCAGGGAACGTGAGTCAAAAATCACCTACTATTGTTACGAGACAGGATTTAAGACAATGCAAAGTCCATTCGAACATGCCTCATGTACCAATTCAAGTTAGATGGACCTATTCAAGACAAAGGGAAGAGCCCTTGACTCAAGCCCTAGCTGCTGAGCTCACTGGGCCGAGCCCTATCTAGGCATGGTAAAATCCCGACCCCGAGCCCAATAATCCATATATTTGGAAATATAATTTGAGGTCCATCTagtcttattttatgagaagcccAGTCTGGGATGGCCCTGTTAGGGAATGGGCTCATGATCATaaattcatgggcttgagccctAACTGGTATGGTTGGAGCCCGACCCGGGCCCAGGAAGGGCCCGATATCTAGAACCTTCCAGTATTCTCGGACACATGAAGATCTGCAACAGATAATGACAATATCTTATGAATCCAAGATTTGATATAATTTCAgactaatcaattagagtcatactctaacacatgttctaccttgacaaggtaacctacccctccaagcccctataaatacaggtatggttCATGTTGCATTCATTCATCTCTTCTATTCACTTCTTGTTCACACACTCACGCACGCATATTCCCTTGTTATTACTTTCTGTCAAGCTCTTTCACTttcgagcactgacttaggcatcggaggggtcacgccaaaaacactttcggcgcccctAACTCAGCTTTTGTCTGTGCAGTGCACGTGAAACCCGACCCGGCCCACTTTGTGGAGGATTTGGAAATTtgctctaccagaccgaactcggagaaaaatttcgacatcatcaaACTTGATCATCATGCGAGCCAACCATTTTCGCATCAAGTATCGACTAAAACATTGCCACATTTTCTTGTACTCGGGCATATAGAGAATCTGTTAGTTCCAAAGTTCAACAGTGCACGGCCACGGGCTTCTTAAACTGTTTGATTCCAATAGGAATCCAATACTTATCCAATGTACCAAACAGGGCATTAAAGTTTATTATGTTTTAGATATTTCATAAGCTCTTTTATCTCAACCTCcaacaaataaaaatcacaatttaATCGATGGCCACAGGGCAACGAATCTCAATGACGTGTTCGAATCTCAATGTCCGAAGCTCAGCAGCATGGGGCTTCTCAGTGGTCCTTTGTCTTTTCTGTTTGGACACAAATATATAGGTAAAGCTAACAGAACAATGTCTTGCGTATGGGGCGTGGTGCCACTTCCCTAAATCCTCTGGTGTTTTTCAAAAACAAGAAACAGACAAAGCATCAAACACATTGGAAGCGCAAAACAACTGAAAATCCGCTGAAAAAGGTTGATTAAACCCTCAAGAATCTGCCCTCAGCCATTTCCAGCCAAAAACAACCATGGGTCTTTCTCCATTGCTTCTCCTTTACCCTCTCCTCCTCACGTTTTCTTTGGCAAACTCCATTTCCGAGTTTACAGCTTTGATGGACTTGAAAACGAGTCTTGACCCGGAAAACTTGCATTTGGGTTCATGGGTTGTCCCAGCTGACCCTTGTGACGGGAAATTCGAGGGGGTTGCTTGTAATGAGAAAGGGCAAGTGGCTAACATTTCACTTCAGGGTAAAGGGTTAGCCGGAAAACTGTCGCCGGCGATTGGCGGGCTGAAGTATTTGACGGGGTTGTACCTGCATTACAATTCTTTGTACGGGGAAATACCGAAGGAGATTGGAGACTTGACTGAGCTGAGTGATCTGTACTTGAATGTGAACAACTTGTCCGGGGAGATTCCACCGGAGCTTGGGAATATGCAGAACTTACAAGGTACTTGGATTTCTTGTCTTTCTTGCAATAGTTTGTGAAATTTACCTGTAAAGGAGCTATCTTTACACTTTCCTTTATTGTTTTCTTTCTACAATGGTTATATTCTCTCCCCTTTCTTCGCCATTTTTTGGCCCCTTATTCGTGTTAAGAGTTCCTATAGAGCATTAAAATCTTTTGGAAAAACTTCATGAACAAGGACTGGGTTATATGTGACGATTTCTGATTTGGGTTTTACCTGGAAAGATTAGTGTTTAGTAGAAATTAGTTTTCCTGAGtttaaattttagaatttatatGGGATTTTGATTCCTTTTGACCGAACCTTATCTGCATTTGCATGCTTTAACTGAAAAGTTTCACGCTTCTGCTCTTTTCAGTAATCAACGTAACTTTCCCTTTTCTTATCTATATTTGTTTAGTTCCAGCTTCAAAAATTGAATTCTTTGGGAATATTTGCCTTGTAGAGACTCTTTTCATTGagctatgattttatttttcccCTCGTCTTGaaagaaaacataaaatttgTAGAATCTTGATATTGGGTTTCTGTGATTCCTTTTACTGTTTGTCTCAGCTCTTTGATTCTGTTTGGGAACTATCTCTCTGTAGTTTTGCAGCTGTGCTACAACCAGCTCGCTGGAAGTGTTCCCACACAGCTGGGATCACTGAAGAAGCTTAACGTGTTAGCGCTGCAATCCAATCTGTTGACTGGTGCAGTCCCTGCTAGCTTGGGGGATTTGGCAGTGTTAATGAGGCTTGACCTCAGTTTTAATAGGCTTTTCGGATCGATTCCGACTAAACTAGCGGATGCTATAATGCTTGAAGTTCTCGATATTCGAAACAACTCTCTCTCTGGAAATGTTCCTCTGGGTAAAGTTATACCATTTTTTTGGTCATTTAACCTGTTCCCAGAGACTGAATGCTATTTATTTGATTGTTTTTTTACTATTGAAGCTCTGAAGAGATTGGTGGATGGATTTCGGTACGAAAATAACGCGGGATTATGTGGAACTGGTTTTTCATCTCTTAGAAGCTGTGATGATTTAGGGCATTCCGGTTCGAACTGGCCAGAACCTTATGCTGGAGGCGCAACTGGTTTCTCGACGAAGAACATTCCAGAAACTGCTGATCTGAATTTGAATTGCAGCCGAAACAGTTGCTCAAAGGCGTCTAATAATTCCCACGCTTCAGTGGTTCTTGGACTAGTCGTAGTTGCGGTCTTTGTTTCGGCTGCCAGTATTTTGTCTTTCTCTCTATACCGAAGGCGTAAACAGAAACTTAGTTGCGCGTTTGATATCTCTGACATTCACCTCAGTGCTGACAATGCCAAGGATTCTTACAAGAAAAATGGTTCTCCACTTGCCAGCCTTGAATACTCTAGTGGCTGGGATCCTATGGCTGAGGGTCGACGATTTGGTTTTTCGCAGGAGGATATGCAGAACTTCAGGTTCAATCTTCAGGAGGTTGAGTGTGCAACACAGTACTTTTCAGACAAGAATTTACTGGGAAAGAGTAACTATTCGATGACATATAAAGGAAAACTAAGAGACGGATCGGTGGTTGCTGTTAAGAGAATCACAAAAACTAGCTGCAAGTCTGAGGAAGCTGAATTCTTGAAGGGACTTAATGTCTTGACTTCATTGAGAAATGAAAACTTGGTTCGATTAAGAGGGTTTTGTTTTTCTCGGGGTCGTGGTGAGTGTTTCCTCGTTTATGATTTTGTTCCGAATGGGAGTTTGTTCCACTATCTTGATCTGGAGGAGGTTGATGGCCGGGTTCTTGAATGGTCAACCCGAGTTTCTATAATAACCGGCATCGCTAAAGGTTAGGTTGTCAAATACCTTTATTTACTTGCATCTTAACTTGGATTAATCTTAATTATAGTAACATCCAATCTGATTCCAGAATACTTTTGTTGTTTTCGCACAGGTATAGGGTACTTGCACCGGTTCAAGGTGAACAAACCATCTTTGGTACACCAAAATATTTCTGCCAAGAACGTGCTAATCGACCAGCAGATTAAGCCCTTGCTATCCGATTCAGGTCTTCACAAACTTCTCACGAGTGACACCATCTACTCCTCCCTCAAAGCCAGTGCTGCCATGGGATACCTTGCTCCAGAATACACAATCACAGGCCGTTTCACTGAGAAGAGTGATGTTTATGCTTTCGGGGTTCTAGTTTTCCAGATTCTCTCCGGCAAGCGAAAATATGGGATCTCTACACGAGCTGCAGCTGAGTCAGGAAGCCTAGAATTTGTTGACTCAAATATCCATGGAAAGTTCTATGAACCCGAAGCTGAACTGTTGGCAAGAGTCGCTGTTTCATGTACGAACGAGTCGCCAGAAGATAGACCCTCCATGGAAGCAATTGTACAAGATCTCAGTAGCTGATTTTTCTTGCTTTGGTCAAGATGTTCTCCATTTGTAGGTGTTTAGCTATATTCAAGCTAGATTGGCACTGACCATTTGACAAGGGACATCGTTCAATATGTTGTCTAATTTGGAGCCATTTTTGTTTGGACTAAGATAGCTGCAGCTGTATGATGCTGCTGCATTCTAGTTTCTTTGTCCAATGGATTTAGGAGTCTTTGtaaactctaaaaataagttattgtttgtagaaaaaaaatttataatcatttatttttagaagttgaaaacaatatttttcatattCGAAGAATGATTGGTGTGGTTTCTATTCatgccataataaaattcatggATTGAATTTATTGCAAGAAAAGAAAACATCTCACACCTTAGGTAGTGGGTTATTCGTGGGTTAGTCTTCACTACGCCTTCTATTCATATTTTAGTATAATTAGATAATGCGTGTTTTTTACATTTTTATGAAAGTTGATATATGTTTAGATAATTGAAGGGATTTACATTTGACCACATCCAACAAGGAGAGACACTCTATGCATAACATTGTATAATCCGTGGTTCGTTGAGCTTGTCTTATTTTGACCACAATTGCTGCTGAAAGGAAAATATGTGGTGGCGTCCAAAACATAATTTATCCTCAATTAAATTCTTTTAATCTATATTTACTAATTCATGTTTTGTCTTTTTTTGACTCTTTTCTATCCTTAATTAAAATGATTACTATATTTTATTAAGTGATATGATTAGATTAGTTGATTATTGAtatcttttatttaaaagaGCTGTTTTCTAACAAAAGATTTGTTTCCATCTTGGTAGGTGATGAGTTATTACCCAATTTGACTTTCTCCCGGGCTCAAGCTTAGTGATTCAATCCATTTGGGTCTcatattatttagttatttatctGGACACTTTATCAGGGCCCATAAATTCCTAAAAGCCCGTAAGAGGCTCAAGTCCATGAAACTCtccgactatctataaatagctcaagttctCTCATTGTTAAGGTACGCAatctatagtcacatgctctagttctctagaacttttattgtgcaaatactgacttgagcgtcggagtgtcttCGTCGGGCAACCCCCGGCGCCACTCACTTTACTTTGTGATGCAGGTGACAATCCACGAAGTTCGTTCTCCAGAATCGTTTGAGTATTAATCCGGCTACACGGATCTCCACAGATTACCCAGATTTTTTCCAATcgggtaatatcaattttttgctacatcagcttggcgccgtctgtggaaaCTTGTTCACTGCGTCATTGAGAATGCATACTCCACTACAAACATCTCAAGGAAATAATTGCAATGGAGACTCACCTCCCATCTCCAAACCACCGCCTGAATTTAGTTTCATCCAAGAAACGTTGACAGTCTTAATGGAAGGAACAGCCGCACGCGCAGCAACTGAAGCGGTTGCTCAGTTCGTGGAATCCCATCAACGCCGATGCACTGACAAGAGAGCTCATAGAAGAGGGCTCTCATCTCGTGACCCCGATAACAAAGACCCAAAGAAAACTAAGTCTAAAGTAAAAGACAAAGCTCTTGAGgggaccaagaaaaatactTTATCATAAAGAGGGTGAAACAAGTGCTCACACAATTCGCGACGTCTCTGACGAAAACAAAACCACTAATCCAACCCGTGGAGATGGATCTCACACATATGCAACGGGAGAGAATTCGTCAGCAATCTTGCCTGTACGTCGGAGCCCGTTCACTAACGTCATTCTATCTGAAGCATTGCCTAAGGGAGTCAAAATCCCCAACCTACTTGAGTTCGATGGAACTGGTGATCCTCAAGATCATATTGACAAATTCTACGCGAAGGCAGATTTATATGACATCACAGATGCGGCTTACTGCAAGATATTTCGAACAACGTTATCAGGGCAAGCTctcacatggttcaataagttGCCGTCCGAATCCATCGCCAACTTGGAGCAACTCATCAGCGCTTCatccaacaattctcaattaacaagaAATACCCAAAAACAGCAGCATATTTATTCACAATTCTTCAAAAATAAGGAGAAAGTTTGCGAGACTATGTTAAGAGATTTACTCACGCGGTTCACGCGGTCCCACACTTGAACCATGATATGCTATCTGAAATAATGCAGCAGAACTTGCGTCCTGGAAGGTTCAAGGAATCTATAGCAGGAAAATCTCCGAACACCTTGGAGGAGCTGTTGTCTAGAGCGGAAAAATACATCCGCATCGAGGAAACTGATGAGTTGCACTCCTCGGAAAAAAGAAAACGAAACGAAGAATACAATGAAATATAACGCAGGACAGAGAGTTATGTCAATCTAAAGAAACTCTATACTcatagagcaaacacctgcaagCTAAAATAAATTGCTTGCCGCTACTTTATTTACTCTGcagatcaaaatttttatttaattctcttttattttaagtttaataataAACTTACGTTGATTTGTttacttttttatttaattatataggaAGGAACTCAACTCCGTTAACGAATGCTTAACTCATGCGCCACGACCCATGCATTCATTGAGGCTACTCATCCATCAGAGGCTTGGCCAGCCCTGTAGGACTACCTAAGCCACGATGCTGTAAGAGGTCAAGACGACAAAAATACAGtcccgggatacctcaccacCTAGCAAATAGAGTGGGTTCAGGACTTccccatgagacaaaatcttagAAACTTGATCCACTCCTAAGTACTCCATGTTAAGCACTACGTTATTTCTCCTAGAGCACAACAAAAAGTCATaatgactataaataatttacaaagtcatagtgactataaataattcacaaagtcatagtgactataaataattcaaaaaagtcatagggactataaataatttacaaagtcatagtgactataaacaattcaaaaaagtcatagcgactatacaTAATTCATCAAGTCATGGCGactgtaaaaaaaatttcagaagaagtcatagcaaCTATAAACAATTTAGAAAAAGTAAgagcgactataaacaattcaaaaaagtcatagcgactataaataatccaagaagtcatagtgactataaacaattcaaaaaattcatagtgactataaataattcacaaagtcacagtgactataaacaattcaaaaaagtcatagcgactataaaattttttttcagaagaagtcatagcgactataaacaattcagaaaaattcagagcgactataaacaattcaaaaaagtcatagcgactataaataatccaagaagtcataacgactataaaaaatttttcagaagaagtcataatgactataaaaaattttcaggaaaagtcatagagactataaaaattttttcaaaagaagttatagtgactataaaaaattttcagaagaagtcaGGGCTGCCCATGTGGaactgggcagcgacgatcgctgcccgtgttgcccttcaaaaattttaatttaaaattttgttttgtttcaaaaaccgaggctaaaaattttgtacaatcgattaattttaatcgtttgatctgagagcaacctgtctctgacgccactgttggaacacgttttcagatcatagatctgatacccggtgcagcggaagtttaaaaaattttatatggaacgatttcataacatgggtatcaaatcctaacgattaaattatgcaagtaaaataataataacaattaatattttacctcttcaagctatggcttgattatggactccaacagattaaatctgctcttgttgtaaatcccaagaactgatgacttgctcgatcaactcctgaattaggtccacgaacagaaaactaaaaccctctgattgattgcactagaaatcaatcagatgtttatcgaagagattaaacagatttgatctgtcaattcagaatgtaatttttcataaaaatcacagactgaattctctcaaaaaggaatagaggaattcgaaaattccccttggaATAATctgtgtgattttcgaaaaatccaaggttggaatgaatgatattttcgaaaatcacatgcatatatatatataatatatatatatatataatttctagactgtaTTAATTTATAAgtgtattaggacactaactccttagggcccatattccataacttaagcccaacaagccaagcccgttattatagaaattaatataaaattcatcatgactccgattaacaaactgatttcaccaatgtgcacagaaaccatttctgcaccttttaaagtcaagataatttttctgaatccgaattcagtgatttccaaaaatgcccatccctatgtcattttaggaaattcaactctatttagttaagaagtccaacttctctttcattaaatttaactctttaaatttaactatctcaacggggtttagtaatccattacttgtgtaaccctcaatggttcagggatacagctagccgtgggctcacaactccttgtgactcggaacaacaattttcgacttacccatcgaatcatggtaagagcgcctagcaacattgccccatgatttcctaggtatcactgatagtgcctgtaagaaccagtaggttttggttagcgtacagtacggtcccttcatccatatatcccgatcgaatcaacaaccattggcacatcgagagtcgttcgagattcgataactatgcaatgcatcttgaagatcaaatagtgacatcgcatgtgctactaggaaaccaagtaacctaaatcacatcgagtactctggccatagatttgtcacactaatatctccccagatcgcataggatatccacactcgcaagcgtgtggtgaattcttgacaacaaaacatcgactcctatatgtgtcgtaactgtacccaatcccgacacctgatgaccctcatagagtcggtaaacgagtcaaagtacagtactagcatatagagtctccatgatgtttcaagtaataaagactaatggtgtacaaccaaaaccgcggacttatccactcaattaataataaccacttggaaagttcgaatagggtagttcaatcattcatcatatgaatatccatttgcatgctttgaacatctctatgttccataccaatgaaacgtggtacttggcatcgcaaatgctagtctcgatcttgagcgatccttatccttatttgcggactgctcaattgactaggaactatttagaatatacagtgactataagttgtgtttcatgatagtgatctctctttattcactatctcatcttacttacactatagtatattcaaggtctttatcaaaataacaatagtatatcacaatataacattatgaagaaagataaagaaaatgccattaatgtatgtaaattatattaaacaaagattgtttacaataagagactctcaaagcccttagccacaacttggctagcggggcatcaactctttcagatTTTAGCTAACCATCCAGGTACAGAAGAACCAATAGTAGAAGAAGTCGAGCTCCCTGTATATGGAGCGAGGTGCATCCATGAGTATTGAAGTTTGATGGATCTAGCACAGATGGAACTGCAGGGTCCTTGGAGCTTTTTAAGTAACCTCACATCTGGTTAATGACTTCGAGGAAATCATTTTCCAACAACATACCAAGACGACAAAAGTGGAAAGCCGATGAACTGGCCCAAATCACCTCTAGGTTGAAATTTTCCTAGGAACTTACCCACCCATTGGTGTTTATCCAagagaagaaccatccatccacTTTCCAAAGGGACTACAGGTAGaaacttttaatttaaattctaatttgACAGGTGATTAGAGAGAGAAGGTGAAGGAACCTTTATAGTTCCCCGAGAAGACGATCCCACATGACTTGGAGATGCGTTGGGTTCCCCGAGTCACTGGAGGCCAGGAAGCAGGAACCAAAGACAAGGATCTCAGGCAAGTTTCAATGAGAAATCCAACAGAAGGTGCGTGTTCCTAGCGTGCAAGAAGAACAAGGCGGGCAACCATGTGATGACTGTCAGAATTCATGTATTTGGTTACTCAATGCTAGCATAATGGCCTTCTAGATCATTTGCGATGTTTTTTTCCAAGCTATGAtcataatatttcaaaattatatcCAAGCATATTGGCTCGTTGGGCCAACAGCTTgcgggagacatttgtttagcccaaaaataaaattatttttcagcCCAAAATATAATGAGTTCTTTGGCCTAGTTCCTGAAGATCATGCAGCCCAACCATTTCGGCCCATTAGAAATGAAACCCAAGAACCAAAAATCCAACATCAAAAATTGAAATTGGGAGTTATATTCAAAATCAAGACCAAGTCAAAATCAATCTTGGCAATAGGAAGTGATGAACGTGTCCCATTATGAAAGGTGGTGGAGTGGGAATTTATGAAAAATTAGAGACAAAAAGCAATTGGGAGAACATTTTAGAGGGACAATCAATCAATCACacaaatccaaaacaactccaaaAGTTGCTCTCgattttacattattttttcTACAGATTTTCATACTTTCATCTTTGTTtcatgtttttaaaaatttccagTGTACACTTTTGTTCATATTGCTGAGTTCCTCGAACATTCCAGCACCATGTTTTTATGGCAAACCATtgtcattttgaattttcagtagcATAGTTAGATTTTCTATGACTATTAAGAATTTTTCTTCACAATTTCTTATGTTTTTTGGTGTTTAACCGGTGGAATTGAGACCGACGACAAAACCGGGGCTCACATTCGCTTGTTTTTAGAAGTTAGATTATAttgttcatttttattttatttcggcACTCACGTGCCTGACACGCCTGCAACTCACacaaaattcgccaatttttaTGTGCAAACAgtgttttttataaaatttgatgTAAGATTAAAAttagatttattttatttatgacaATCTCAAACAGGGAGGACGTTGCTTTAGTTTCCGGAGTCATGTTATCACTTTCTAAAAAAGAGGTGCGTAAAATGCGAAAAATGAtaaatttaagttattttttattcCACTTTAAAATCATACAATGATGTGAGCCCattgcatcaattctaagaCAATGAAGTCCTTTTATCACCTCGTGGAACTGGATACTTGTCAATACAATCAGCCCAAACTCCACTTTGGGCCTCACCCATGATGGGCCTAATGGACTTCCAAATAAGACTAGTGCATTTGAGCCCACTTCCAAATCCTAGCATCCATACCACATCGCTTTTATTCACTCTCTTCTTGGCTTCCATGTAACCAAGTTCTTACCACAATGAAGAAGAAGATTGATTCCCAAACCTATGCAACGTCATAAATGCTGGCTCCAAGTCACTTTCTTCAAGCCTTAAACCCTTGCCGAACTCTCGGATCACCGGTCTGCCGGACGTCGGCAAGCAAAAATGCTGGATCACCGACTTAAAGTTCGGCACGTAAACTTCGATGGATTTGTCCATGTACTTCTTTCTGAGAATGGATATGATGTATGATAACATTTCCGAGTAAGGTAGGATTTTCGAGCCGACGACCGATACGTGAGCCCGTATGGTATCTCCAACCATCTGCAaccaatttaatttaaattttccaatGCATTAATAACTAATGTCAGCTCCTGCTAGAGTACGTAGTTAGATTAATGTGGCCAGAATATAGAGTTGATGAAGGGGGAAAATTGTCATTTAAGAAACatatacataaattttatagaaaaagaagagaaaaatcgAATGGTAGCACATGATCAACTGACTACCCACTCCATGCATTAATGCCGAAAGACAAACCAAATAATAGAGGGTAAATTTTTTGTGAAATGCTACGTGTACACATTGagttgaaattataaaattatcctttcattttatttgaaaaaactaTGTCCAAAATACATTAaggatatttatgtaatttcaagtgtaaTGTATAACCAAATATGTAACCCTCCGTGTACGTACATGTAGCATCACCCAAATTTTATATCAAATCATTCCGTATTTTTTGTAATTACAATATGAGAAATTTCATGTTGttttttatattcatatttAAATATCGATATTTTTTCTCACATGTGAGGTCGGCTCAAAAGAATATAAACCCtatatattttgataaatatacatatttgatatattattagGGCAATATCCTTAAAATACCATCTCATCTTTTGGAAGACTCGATGTCCAAAACTATGGAATAATTCTGTAAATGACTCTTACAAATTTcaatctaaaaaaatatttatttgaacaGGCGTTTGTTGGAAATTTATTGCCCCATCAGCGTGTACGTATTATATTGAATATTAAATATTGCCCCACACTGAAGACTATGTCTTCTCTGTCAACAAGaaaataatgataaaaaatttaaaaaagatCATAacccaaattatatatatatatgtttgaaaaCCGACGGGACAATTGCTGAAGTTGAATATGGCCCAgtcatttaataaaatttaacgTATATAAAATTTAAGAGCCCATCATATATGTAATGATCTAAAAAACTTCTGAAGATAGCGAGGCTCATCAACGTACACATAtggcttttatttttttatggtaTCAGTACTAAATAGTAATGTCTGATACCATAATAGCAAAAATGGACAAAGTACATAAAGTAGATTGATTTGCACTTATATCTAATTTTGACTTACAAGCTAAATGGTCAaaagaaaattgcaaatttgatGATATATAGCTAGCTAGGATCATAACGTCACATGCATATCtttgtttaatttttcttttttgacgcatatatatataatttttgaaaaaatatctcAGCAAGACCCAATATTCTTTAAAGAAtagattaattaatatatactactagtaatttccaaaaaaaaaaaatta comes from Henckelia pumila isolate YLH828 chromosome 4, ASM3356847v2, whole genome shotgun sequence and encodes:
- the LOC140865176 gene encoding uncharacterized protein → MGLSPLLLLYPLLLTFSLANSISEFTALMDLKTSLDPENLHLGSWVVPADPCDGKFEGVACNEKGQVANISLQGKGLAGKLSPAIGGLKYLTGLYLHYNSLYGEIPKEIGDLTELSDLYLNVNNLSGEIPPELGNMQNLQVLQLCYNQLAGSVPTQLGSLKKLNVLALQSNLLTGAVPASLGDLAVLMRLDLSFNRLFGSIPTKLADAIMLEVLDIRNNSLSGNVPLALKRLVDGFRYENNAGLCGTGFSSLRSCDDLGHSGSNWPEPYAGGATGFSTKNIPETADLNLNCSRNSCSKASNNSHASVVLGLVVVAVFVSAASILSFSLYRRRKQKLSCAFDISDIHLSADNAKDSYKKNGSPLASLEYSSGWDPMAEGRRFGFSQEDMQNFRFNLQEVECATQYFSDKNLLGKSNYSMTYKGKLRDGSVVAVKRITKTSCKSEEAEFLKGLNVLTSLRNENLVRLRGFCFSRGRGECFLVYDFVPNGSLFHYLDLEEVDGRVLEWSTRVSIITGIAKGIGYLHRFKVNKPSLVHQNISAKNVLIDQQIKPLLSDSGLHKLLTSDTIYSSLKASAAMGYLAPEYTITGRFTEKSDVYAFGVLVFQILSGKRKYGISTRAAAESGSLEFVDSNIHGKFYEPEAELLARVAVSCTNESPEDRPSMEAIVQDLSS